gcatAACTAAAGGACTTTTGTCTCTTTtttgtcatccaagaattccctggagtacaggtcttaaggtctacacgcatAACAAAACGACTTATTATCTCTTACAAAACATGGTTTATGCcctttttgatccatagaaccaaattggatacgcattcaacaattgttccattccaggtcatccaagaattccgtgGAGTACAGgacttaaggtctacacgctgAACTAAAAGACTTATGTCTCTTACTAAAAATGGTTCAGGAcctttttgatccatagaaccaaattgttccattccaggtcattCAAGGATTCCCTGAAGcacaggccttaaggtctacacgcatAACAAAAGGACTTTtgtctctttttaaaaattgtttaagctttttttgatccatagaactaaattggatacgccttcaacaattgttccattccaggtcatccaagaattccctggagtacaggccttaaggtctaaaCGCATAACAAAAGGACTTTTGTCgctttttaaaaatggttcaggCCCTCTTTGATCCATAGAACCGAATTGGATACGCATTCAATAACTGTTCCATTCCGAGAATTGCCTGGAGTATAAGCCTTCAGGTTTACGTGTACATTCCCTGGAGTACAGGCCTTAACGTCTACACGCTGAGCTAAGTgacttttgtctctttctaaaaATGGTTCAGGACGTTTTTGTTCCATAAAACCAAATTGGATACACATTCAACAATTCtctgaattaatttgaatagcgcaatcaacagaacaacatgaaagctatcgattgcagtattcaaataatttcatgaaaaaaatgttacttaggtccttttgaaaagttaagcgagaactgttccattccaggtcatccaaaaattcccTGGAGTtcaggccttcaggtctacatgcataagtaaagaactttagTCTCTTTTTTAAAATGGTTCAGGACCCTTTTGATCCatagaaccaaattggatatgccttcaacaattgttccaaTTCAGGTTATCCAAGAACTTCCTGGGGtacaggccttaaggtctacatgcATAACTAAAGGCCTTTTGTCTCTTTTTAAGAATGGTTCAGACCCTTTCTGATTCAAAGATCCAAATTGggttatccaagaattccctagagTACAagtcttaaggtctacacgcatAACTAAAGGACTTTtgtctctttttaaaaattgttcaagccctttttgatccatagaacTAATTTGGAAacgccttcaacaattgttccattccaggtcattCAAGGATTCCCTGGAGtacaggccttaaggtctaaaCGCATAACAAAAGAACTTTTGTCGcttttttaaaaatggttctGGCCCTCTTTGATCCATAGATCCGAATTGGATACGCATTCAATAACTGTTCCATTCCGAGAATTGCCTGGAGTataggccttcaggtctacgtGTACATCCTCTACATATTCTACATTTATTGAATGGTTCAGTCAGGTcctttttgatccataaaaccaaaatggaTACGCCTTCAACAAATGctccattccaggtcatccaaggcCTGCTCAAGTCCTTCTTGATCTGTAGAACCAAATTACCTGGAGTATAGGCTTTGAAGTCTACACGCATTACCAAAATgctgttttctttataaaaaTGATTCATACTTCTTTGATGCATAGAGATAGAATCAAATTGGATAAGCCTTCAGCAATTATTCCATTTCAGTTCATCCAATAATTCTCTATACCAGAAACTTTAACAAATTGAGCATTCTGGGGAAGCAAGTCTATAgataaacgaataaaaaaatgacaCAAATGAGAACAAATAAACGAATATAAAAAACGTCCCCCTCGAGTGTAAGTATGGAACAAATATATAAAACAGCACTGATGCCATCGAACAACTTTTTGGCAGcataaatgtttcaaaattgtattttgataATAATTTTTTAACTCCTTGTCAAACAAAGCCAGTTTTTAATAAAACCAATGGGTCTGGATTATTcttcgaatgcaaaaatgttgcggtcaagaatttatttagaatCGCCTATCGAGAGAGTACGATTCTCGGTCCGatttaggatgttttcgagtgagaaacattctcgactccatGGGCATAATGTGTccgttgtacttgccacacaagatacatactcatgctaTTGGCTAGCataggaaagctttcaattaataactgacgAAGTGCTAATAGAATATTTAGTGAAAAAacaagccaagttccagttgggaaTAAAGAGCCATAGAAGTAGAACAATCGTTTAAGGAGAAGTTGAACCCATAACttcggaacccaatgtctaatgtAAAACATTCGTCGATTAGTGTTGAGTAAACTATCCCTTACTCGATGTTCTCTGACTCAATGTAAATCCTGGTTCCTgggttttctgataaatttcctTTTCCAATTAATTCCAGAATGTAATTGGGACGTTATCCAATATTTCGAAATATTGCATCTATTTGCATAGAAGAActcttttaatatatttttaataaaagttgaaatattttaataaacGTTGGACAATTTGTTAAACAAATGACGCAACAAAGCAATGCCAAAGGTTATCAATCTAGTAGGGCCAATCCGTTACCACATAAACAAACATTCAAAAGCATACCTGCTGTGCTTGCGTTATCCTCAGTAACTGTTCCTGCTGCGCTGCCGACAGCATATTGGCATGGTTCGTTAGGTTCCAGTTGTTCGTTAGGGCCTGAAAgtgcagcaaaaaaaaacattcgtgTTATTTACAACGATCCGCAATTCGGGGCTTGATCGAGCCCGATGGAGCCTCGCTCGAGACTATACCAACCTGCACAGCTGCCGAGATGTTTGGCATTTGaacgttgtttttctgcaggttctgctgttgttgttgctgttgttgctgctgctgctgttgctgcagcGCCTGGTACATGTTGTTGGCCGTTTTCCGAACCTGTGGCTGCTGTTTGGCCATCGTGTTCATCATGTTGGTGGGTTGTTTGGGCGGAGGTTGTGCAGGTTGCCTGGTCCAATGAACGGTATTGTTGGACTTTGGACCGGACAGCAGTTGCGAATCGACCACCTTGCTCGGCCAGTAGTCTTCGAACTCGGTTCCCGGGGGGAAGTAGCCCTTGATGTCGGTCAAACTGATGACGGCGACCGAGTCGCTGGCGAACAGTTCGTTTCGGATTCCTTGCACCTTGCAGCAGAACTTAAGATAGGATAGATCCCAGCCGGACAGGTAGTCGGCTTTCAGCTTAAGATTATCAGTCTCTCCTTCGAAGTAAAACAGTGGTACCATTTTTTGATTATCTCTAACGGTGTAAGGAACTACGGATTCTTTGTTGATACGGATGAAGCCACATTTGTCATTCGGTGTACTGCAACCCATCAGTAGCTTTTTGTAGCATACATCCAGGAACTGGTAGAACTTGTAGGCGTCCGACAACCTGACAACCAAATCCTTGAGCGTAAACATCTCTCGTCCGAACTGGAAATCGCAATGTTTGGTGTTGATTTCGTTGAACAGCTTGCTCTCCGCCTCCGTGATGTAGTACGACCGGACACAGGTGCAACTGTAGATGTCCTGATGCAGATAGTTTAAATACTTATTGAGCAGTTTCATTTCCACCATACGCACAGCGCAATATCGTTCCGACTGTCGGAAAATGTACGGAATGTGAATCTTCCCGGGAAAGGTTTCCCAGCCAAAGTGTCCCTTTTGACTTTCCTCGTCGCATGCTTTCTTCTCCCCGTTCGCTTCATCAGTCTTTGCGGCATTTCCATTCGTTTGTGCACTTCCAATTGGAGCTATCGTAGTGGCCCCGATGGACTGTGGCACCGCCTGACCCGGTTTCCGCGTCAAATAATTCAATATGTTCGTTTGTCCTGCCGGGCCATTGCCCGTCACACCGGGCACTTGACCGGCTCCTCCAGGTCTGACAATCTGCTGTTGTTGCAGGGCAGCTTTCGCCGTCTGCTGCTTATGCACTTCCATCATTTTTGCAGCCAACTCATTGATTTCAGCTTCATCATGCCGTTCCTGTTTGACTGTTGCCACCGGAACGGACATTTTTATCTTTTACGTTTTTTCCACCTCTTATTTTCCTGTCGCTGGACAGTATTTTCACTTAATTCACTACTCTCACTTAACTACAATGCAGCAATAATTTATTATCATTCACGTGGATTCATTTCTTCTTGCGGTTTCACTAAACTTTATATTAAGAATTTCATTTTCATCACAAATATTGATCACTAAAACGATCATTCCCCGTTTGTCAAGAAATTTTCACCATTTCGGGTAACTATTTATTCCTGTTTCATTTACACTCACTGCGTGCTCCAATAGAGTATTGTCATTAGCTTATTAAGTACCTTGAGTGTAGTCTCCCGTACGGTAGGTACTATCTTATTTACGTCCACGCGTAATAATTAATAGCCCCAACAGCCTATAATTGAACACCAGCTACAACAATCATCCCCCGCACTCACGTTTACATCTATTTATcggacgacaacgacgacgacggtgggCCGGAAATGCAACTTGTCGCGCGCGTCCCGAACAAAAATACCCGGACGGCAACAAAAGGCGGATAGGATTGCAAAACCGATAGGCTAGGGGTAGGTGTGGGAGTGTACGCCCGGACCCAGTGAAAAGTGCCTTCCTTTTTAGAAAAACTCGCGAAGAACGTCCAACGCACTGCGGCCTCTAGCTCTGCCCTCGTGGACTCCAATATTTTGTATGAACGACCAACACGAACACAGCAGGCCGAAACCCCCAGAGCAGCCAGCGGTTATAAGGAATAGTCTCGCACAGCGAGGCCCTCCAAATTTATGCACACACATAAACGTCGCTAGTCGCACTGTTCCGAGGCGCCCTCATTTTTCTCTTGATGGTTTTTGCTTTCGGTTTTGTCGTTCGTAGCCTGCTTTTGCTTTCTGCTGTTGCCATGCCATCAGAGAGACTTCAGCTGGTATCTCTCTCTCTCGCCCGTCTTGTGCTTGAGtccatgtgtgtatgtgtgcacatTCACACGCGGTTCGTGCATGCACTCGGACCAATCACCGTGGTTTGTTCTGCTGAACATTGTACGGGAAAAACAGCTACGCAACCACTCGAACGCCGTCGTCGACGAACGGGACAAAGATTGACAGACAGAGAGAGAACCGCTGCTCTCGTCGTTGCCGTCGCCGCCGTCATGCcatcatcatcagccgaaaAACGAGATTGCGGGGCAGGCTCCTTGGTCCGGAGAGGAGACTACACCTTGATTAAGCTACATATCTCATAAATTATTCATACAATCTTTTCCTTTTTCTTATGCGTTTTTTGTCGCTATCGCGCTGTGGGATTTCTGGCTTTGGCAACAGCAATAGCAGCGGTTCACGcttgaattgagtttgaattttTCGTAGCCTCACTTTGGACGCCATGCCATGCCAGGCAGGTTTTTCTTGTTTCCACGCTCCGGAGGCCGGCGCccccaatttaaaaaaaaagtgaatgTTAGATGGCATGGAAACGCGGTGATCGTTTGcctgtttatatttttttagggAGAATAAAAATCGACTtataaacataatttattgaataTTGAAGAACATTTATTAGTGTTTTATATTTTGCTCAAACACGACCAAATATTATTAAAtaagaataataaataataatttcattcTTTATAAAAAGTATACAGTAACCATTCACTAAAttaaatatattcacattaGTATTGGAACATGTCATTCGCGAATTGAAACACATCAAACTTCCAATGATTACCTATATTTAGGATGCTTTGCCGAAGGAGTAGATGGaatgtgtcgtgtgtcccaaCCAGTGATGGGAAATATCAGAAAAATGTCATGtgattgctattactaatttgttaaaaacttgtttcaaaagttacTTACAattcgattttttcgattaacatGCTCAAAGGATCCTAGAACCCTAgaactttgtcaaacagatcattgttctaaatacaaagtttGAGTCATGAgagcgaaatttaaaaaaaaatgtcatgaaattaTATCCtttaaccacagacaaacagacataacactcgtcaaatttccatcgttcactgatttactggtcaattcaaataatcattagttggccaatcgatcactcgtggcgctcgCATAggatttgctctagtttgacgtttactcactaccgccatctggctcgtgatttgcccaactaactgaaaccaacagatgtcgttagtgtttgaacgacgatgaatttgatgagtgaatgttcaatgtgttatgtctgtttgtctgtgctttaacattaattcggctctcacgccgccaatatcaaATTAAGAGAAATGACCCTTAAGAAAAAGTTTTAGGGTCCTTTAAGGgctacattagactggccccgCTTAGTATGGGGAGGAAAAAAAGTTATCGAGTTACACCGGGCATCCCCAGGATTGtttcttttggtgagaaaatcattctctcaaaatttcagctcaatcgcttgttgcataggCTGGcgtatttgatttgaaatttgtatggggatttcatcgTCCTTTTTGTCCATCTTTCTCCCACGTCTTGGTAATTATCCAGTGCAACGCTCTAACCAGTGTATTaccaccgtatttaaacagCTATCATGGTAGTTGGATTTTAagccaaaataccatttttgcattcgtatatcatgaggctaacacgacaaCACAAAACGATAATACTGTTATGCACAGGGGCCAGGGAAGCCGACAtaatttccaacccaaaaatttcctagcatcgttttgctttgtagccgcgcatcctaCCGCACGGCCGAGGAGGTCCTCTAAGGTTCGTCACCATACCGCCCTCGTTTTCTGCCACATCTCCATTATGGTGcacttcgtagtgctgctgccacctgtGGACCACCTCACGCTTGTCCGTGAGAAGATTTCCGTTTATGTCTTAACACAAATCATGCTGTGACACGCGGGCCTTAAGTGagcggttcaacttctcatagaacttcttGATGGCGGTAAATAGTTTTGTATCTATGGGACTCAGAAGCTGCTAAAAGTGAA
The nucleotide sequence above comes from Armigeres subalbatus isolate Guangzhou_Male chromosome 3, GZ_Asu_2, whole genome shotgun sequence. Encoded proteins:
- the LOC134219932 gene encoding uncharacterized protein LOC134219932, which encodes MSVPVATVKQERHDEAEINELAAKMMEVHKQQTAKAALQQQQIVRPGGAGQVPGVTGNGPAGQTNILNYLTRKPGQAVPQSIGATTIAPIGSAQTNGNAAKTDEANGEKKACDEESQKGHFGWETFPGKIHIPYIFRQSERYCAVRMVEMKLLNKYLNYLHQDIYSCTCVRSYYITEAESKLFNEINTKHCDFQFGREMFTLKDLVVRLSDAYKFYQFLDVCYKKLLMGCSTPNDKCGFIRINKESVVPYTVRDNQKMVPLFYFEGETDNLKLKADYLSGWDLSYLKFCCKVQGIRNELFASDSVAVISLTDIKGYFPPGTEFEDYWPSKVVDSQLLSGPKSNNTVHWTRQPAQPPPKQPTNMMNTMAKQQPQVRKTANNMYQALQQQQQQQQQQQQQQNLQKNNVQMPNISAAVQALTNNWNLTNHANMLSAAQQEQLLRITQAQQAAQAQAQIRSMQNMHPMQYNSYMNPTMSMSSRSSQNQAVPPPLVRSSQSQAAHMSNMAGAAAAAAMSQQQQQQQKRSNAAAAAAMTNGRSNTTITSNNNYRSSAAVLQQQLQQHQQAAVAAQQQAAAMSIDAGGTRHGNVVMLPEMTMAGTPYKPYEVVKKPIENKTIYCINKTPYRNNDYLMTIQDLKDVFFPYISLDVCRRVLNALEISLFVGNSLQYQALLEAGRTNVDKMPLVQVVDVMQFMPQLQYMVRGQVGQETPANKRARIS